Proteins from a single region of Paramormyrops kingsleyae isolate MSU_618 chromosome 9, PKINGS_0.4, whole genome shotgun sequence:
- the arhgef1 gene encoding rho guanine nucleotide exchange factor 1 isoform X5 has product MRGLVGAQSSKDAMSIIGAEDEDFETDLESAVDDYCSHFSSLDLVKTRPTHLLVFLQHVMLQFDCAPLLCYLHADLFRTYNAKETKKQFSDFYNTFLDKGAVLRVSIPSHIAFELDRFRPELLGDETQKRFALDIQNNISSEVVKQLDDFRTKRMMGMTPYEHELIEVENHRATERIPLEMKEKAMAETLLDKMFDIQTPISTDEEKFSAIFSAVASFMKHLGVKAKATDNKKSRSFFWKIPGRKPDETKTKQRFFSDPGRWIGGSNESKTKLDNEVDKEKFNQERKGSSAKFSQPVAPDPNPVKRPSTAGIAGVRESRDGPENLDGPGVSISVITSPDPPSTDPGLDPPSVSEGGEVSPVGTVVGPPIWEPAPAPDPLPEDTQDKDRRKTRMSGRLARSESLCVERRRSHRGSSTRGKQSRSRSDVDLQAASSLACPPSPSQPHLPPSGDPGTASSDSLILTPLPQEEVEPRLLELEQDPPNWRDQVPGGVFKGLSKKEIKRQEVINELFTTEHAHVRMLSVLQTVFFRPLERREIMTLPELGTIFPNLDDIFEMHYAFYENLKKLRQEDNFIIKTISSTLLNRFHGSEGEWFQKLTARFCSHQSYALDVIKSRQKKDPCFGSFIQEAEAKPQCRRLQLKDIIPMEMQRLTKYPLLLGSIAKSTEDPIEKEKIGQAEECCRRILNHVNEVVKDMENLLNLKDYQRRLDPSGLKPSTELYQEYKNLDLTSRRMIFEGPVTWKVTKEKSVDVQCVLLGDLLVLLQRQDDKMVLKCHSKTQSGVPDSKQMLSPVIKLSSALLREVATDQKAFYMITCEGGAQIYELVANSTVERKNWTILIQSVVKELKMNGGSTLEKPKISNLPPTIAGVPYSPTTLHPQLTLTENGSGPRSISSDPDKFEAKGGDTRQALIDYLSANGFELLSHSNAPQEKVASGAFEDVAMLEQLLVGGTAPKASQPEEENREDLEADGSQSAEGDSTDRKSTAEQGGEKEGGPDGEGQSIVLSQDQVTEVLRRLHSLELHLKQLQAVEEEHHRLQDILCKFSISAESYQ; this is encoded by the exons AGGGGCCTGGTTGGAGCACAGAGCTCAAAGGACGCCATGAGCATCATCGGTGCAGAAGATGAGGACTTTGAGACTGACCTTGAGTCC GCAGTAGATGACTACTGCAGCCATTTTAGTAGTCTCGACCTGGTGAAGACCCGGCCCACCCACCTGCTGGTCTTCCTCCAACATGTCATGCTCCAGTTTGACTGCGCACCTTTG CTTTGTTACCTCCATGCCGACCTCTTCAGGACCTACAATGCCAAAGAGACCAAGAAGCAGTTCTCTGATTTCTACAACACATTTCTGGACAAGGGGGCG GTTCTCAGGGTGTCCATTCCTAGCCACATAGCCTTTGAGCTAG ACCGCTTCCGCCCTGAGCTGCTGGGTGATGAAACGCAGAAGCGCTTTGCCCTTGACATCCAGAATAACATCTCCTCAGAGGTCGTCAAGCAGCTGGACGACTTCAG AACAAAGAGGATGATGGGAATGACACCGTACGAGCATGAGCTGATCGAGGTAGAAAATCACCGAGCCACAGAGAGGATCCCGCTGGAGATGAAAGAGAAGGCCATGGCTGAAACGCTGCTGGACAAGATGTTCGACATCCA AACCCCAATCAGTACAGATGAGGAGAAATT cTCCGCCATCTTCAGTGCGGTTGCCTCCTTCATGAAGCACCTTGGAGTGAAGGCCAAGGCCACGGACAACAAGAAGTCCAGGAGCTTTTTCTGGAAG ATCCCTGGAAGGAAGCCCGATGAAACCAAAACCAAGCAGCGCTTTTTCAGTGACCCAGGACGTTGGATAGGTGGCAGCA ATGAAAGCAAAACTAAATTGGACAATGAAG TTGACAAGGAGAAATTTAACCAGGAGCGGAAGGGTTCAAGTGCCAAGTTCTCCCAGCCTGTGGCCCCCGATCCCAACCCTGTGAAGAGGCCGTCAACTGCTGGCATCGCAGGAGTCCGAGAATCCCGCGATGGGCCCGAGAACCTTGACGGGCCTGGGGTTAGCATTAGTGTAATCACCAGCCCGGACCCCCCAAGCACTGACCCTG GTCTAGACCCCCCGTCTGTATCTGAGGGTGGGGAAGTGTCTCCAGTTGGGACGGTGGTGGGGCCGCCCATTTGGGAACCAGCTCCTGCCCCTGACCCCCTGCCCGAGGACACCCAGGACAAGGACAG ACGCAAGACAAG GATGTCAGGGCGCCTGGCTCGCAGCGAGAGCCTGTGTGTGGAGCGACGCCGCTCTCACCGGGGTAGCTCCACACGCGGGAAGCAGTCGCGCTCCCGCAGTGACGTGGACCTGCAGGCGGCGAGCAGCCTTGCGTGCCCCCCCTCACCCTCCCAGCCGCACTTGCCCCC CAGCGGCGACCCCGGGACGGCTTCCTCCGACAGCCTGATCCTCACCCCACTCCCGCAAGAGGAGGTGGAGCCTCGCCTCCTGGAGCTCGAGCAGGATCCACCCAACTGGAGAGATCAGGTGCCTGGAGGCGTTTTCAAGGGACTGAGCAAGAAGGAAATCAAGAGACAGGAGGTCATCAATG AGCTGTTCACCACGGAGCACGCCCACGTACGCATGCTGAGTGTGCTGCAGACTGTCTTCTTCCGTCCGCTCGAGCGCCGTGAGATAATGACCCTCCCCGAGCTCGGCACCATCTTCCCCAACCTGGATGACATCTTCGAGATGCATT ATGCCTTCTATGAGAACCTGAAGAAACTCAGGCAGGAGGACAACTTTATCATCAAAACGATATCCTCCACACTCCTGAACAGG TTCCACGGCTCGGAGGGCGAGTGGTTCCAGAAGCTGACAGCTCGGTTCTGCAGTCACCAATCCTACGCACTGGACGTGATCAAAAGCCGGCAAAAGAAGGACCCCTGCTTTGGGTCCTTCATACAG GAAGCAGAGGCCAAGCCTCAGTGCCGGAGGCTTCAGCTGAAGGACATCATTCCCATGGAGATGCAGCGGCTCACCAAGTACCCGCTTCTGCTGGGGAGCATTGCCAAGAGCACAG AGGACCCCATTGAGAAGGAGAAAATCGGCCAAGCTGAGGAATGCTGCCGTAGAATCCTTAACCACGTCAACGAGGTCGTGAAGGACATGGAGAACCTTCTG AACCTGAAAGACTACCAGCGCAGACTGGACCCGTCAGGCTTGAAGCCCAGCACCGAGCTGTACCAGGAGTACAAG AATCTTGACTTGACCTCCAGGAGGATGATCTTTGAAGGACCTGTCACCTGGAAGGTCACCAAAGAGAAATCTGTCG ACGTGCAGTGTGTCCTTCTGGGGGACCTACTGGTGTTGCTGCAGCGACAAGACGACAAGATGGTCCTCAAGTGCCACAGCAAGACACAGTCCGGCGTCCCAGATAGCAAGCAGATGCTGAGCCCCGTCATCAAGCTAAGCTCTGCCTTGCTGAGGGAGGTGGCCACGG ACCAGAAGGCCTTCTACATGATCACTTGTGAGGGGGGTGCTCAGATCTACGAGCTGGTGGCCAACTCGACCGTGGAGAGGAAgaa CTGGACCATTCTCATCCAGTCCGTGGTGAAGGAGCTCAAGATGAATGGAGGCTCCACCTTGGAAAAGCCAAAGATAAGCAACCTGCCCCCGACCATAGCAGGGGTGCCCTACAGCCCAACCAC CTTGCATCCCCAGCTCACCCTGACGGAGAACGGCAGCGGACCCCGCAGCATTAGCTCTG ACCCAGATAAGTTTGAAGCCAAAGGTGGAGACACCCGACAGGCGCTGATTGATTACCTGTCAGCCAATGGGTTTGAGCTGCTCAGCCACAGCAACGCCCCTCAAGAGAAAGTGGCCAGTGGCGCGTTTGAAGATG TTGCTATGCTGGAACAGTTGCTGGTAGGTGGTACTGCACCAAAAGCCTCTCAGCCAGAGGAAGAGAACAGAGAGGATCTGGAGGCTGATGGCAGCCAGTCGGCAG AGGGCGACAGCACCGACAGAAAGAGCACAGCGGAGCAGGGAGGGGAAAAGGAAGGAGGCCCAGATGGTGAGGGGCAGTCCATAGTGCTGTCCCAGGACCAGGTGACTGAGGTGCTGAGGCGTCTTCATAGCCTTGAGCTGCATCTGAAACAGCTACAG GCTGTAGAAGAAGAACATCACAGATTGCAGGATATCCTCTGCAAGTTCTCCATTTCGGCCGAAAGCTACCAGTAA
- the arhgef1 gene encoding rho guanine nucleotide exchange factor 1 isoform X7, with protein sequence MRGLVGAQSSKDAMSIIGAEDEDFETDLESAVDDYCSHFSSLDLVKTRPTHLLVFLQHVMLQFDCAPLLCYLHADLFRTYNAKETKKQFSDFYNTFLDKGAVLRVSIPSHIAFELDRFRPELLGDETQKRFALDIQNNISSEVVKQLDDFRTKRMMGMTPYEHELIEVENHRATERIPLEMKEKAMAETLLDKMFDIQTPISTDEEKFSAIFSAVASFMKHLGVKAKATDNKKSRSFFWKIPGRKPDETKTKQRFFSDPGRWIGGSNESKTKLDNEVDKEKFNQERKGSSAKFSQPVAPDPNPVKRPSTAGIAGVRESRDGPENLDGPGVSISVITSPDPPSTDPGLDPPSVSEGGEVSPVGTVVGPPIWEPAPAPDPLPEDTQDKDRMSGRLARSESLCVERRRSHRGSSTRGKQSRSRSDVDLQAASSLACPPSPSQPHLPPSGDPGTASSDSLILTPLPQEEVEPRLLELEQDPPNWRDQVPGGVFKGLSKKEIKRQEVINELFTTEHAHVRMLSVLQTVFFRPLERREIMTLPELGTIFPNLDDIFEMHYAFYENLKKLRQEDNFIIKTISSTLLNRFHGSEGEWFQKLTARFCSHQSYALDVIKSRQKKDPCFGSFIQEAEAKPQCRRLQLKDIIPMEMQRLTKYPLLLGSIAKSTEDPIEKEKIGQAEECCRRILNHVNEVVKDMENLLNLKDYQRRLDPSGLKPSTELYQEYKNLDLTSRRMIFEGPVTWKVTKEKSVDVQCVLLGDLLVLLQRQDDKMVLKCHSKTQSGVPDSKQMLSPVIKLSSALLREVATDQKAFYMITCEGGAQIYELVANSTVERKNWTILIQSVVKELKMNGGSTLEKPKISNLPPTIAGVPYSPTTLHPQLTLTENGSGPRSISSDPDKFEAKGGDTRQALIDYLSANGFELLSHSNAPQEKVASGAFEDAVAMLEQLLVGGTAPKASQPEEENREDLEADGSQSAAEGDSTDRKSTAEQGGEKEGGPDGEGQSIVLSQDQVTEVLRRLHSLELHLKQLQAVEEEHHRLQDILCKFSISAESYQ encoded by the exons AGGGGCCTGGTTGGAGCACAGAGCTCAAAGGACGCCATGAGCATCATCGGTGCAGAAGATGAGGACTTTGAGACTGACCTTGAGTCC GCAGTAGATGACTACTGCAGCCATTTTAGTAGTCTCGACCTGGTGAAGACCCGGCCCACCCACCTGCTGGTCTTCCTCCAACATGTCATGCTCCAGTTTGACTGCGCACCTTTG CTTTGTTACCTCCATGCCGACCTCTTCAGGACCTACAATGCCAAAGAGACCAAGAAGCAGTTCTCTGATTTCTACAACACATTTCTGGACAAGGGGGCG GTTCTCAGGGTGTCCATTCCTAGCCACATAGCCTTTGAGCTAG ACCGCTTCCGCCCTGAGCTGCTGGGTGATGAAACGCAGAAGCGCTTTGCCCTTGACATCCAGAATAACATCTCCTCAGAGGTCGTCAAGCAGCTGGACGACTTCAG AACAAAGAGGATGATGGGAATGACACCGTACGAGCATGAGCTGATCGAGGTAGAAAATCACCGAGCCACAGAGAGGATCCCGCTGGAGATGAAAGAGAAGGCCATGGCTGAAACGCTGCTGGACAAGATGTTCGACATCCA AACCCCAATCAGTACAGATGAGGAGAAATT cTCCGCCATCTTCAGTGCGGTTGCCTCCTTCATGAAGCACCTTGGAGTGAAGGCCAAGGCCACGGACAACAAGAAGTCCAGGAGCTTTTTCTGGAAG ATCCCTGGAAGGAAGCCCGATGAAACCAAAACCAAGCAGCGCTTTTTCAGTGACCCAGGACGTTGGATAGGTGGCAGCA ATGAAAGCAAAACTAAATTGGACAATGAAG TTGACAAGGAGAAATTTAACCAGGAGCGGAAGGGTTCAAGTGCCAAGTTCTCCCAGCCTGTGGCCCCCGATCCCAACCCTGTGAAGAGGCCGTCAACTGCTGGCATCGCAGGAGTCCGAGAATCCCGCGATGGGCCCGAGAACCTTGACGGGCCTGGGGTTAGCATTAGTGTAATCACCAGCCCGGACCCCCCAAGCACTGACCCTG GTCTAGACCCCCCGTCTGTATCTGAGGGTGGGGAAGTGTCTCCAGTTGGGACGGTGGTGGGGCCGCCCATTTGGGAACCAGCTCCTGCCCCTGACCCCCTGCCCGAGGACACCCAGGACAAGGACAG GATGTCAGGGCGCCTGGCTCGCAGCGAGAGCCTGTGTGTGGAGCGACGCCGCTCTCACCGGGGTAGCTCCACACGCGGGAAGCAGTCGCGCTCCCGCAGTGACGTGGACCTGCAGGCGGCGAGCAGCCTTGCGTGCCCCCCCTCACCCTCCCAGCCGCACTTGCCCCC CAGCGGCGACCCCGGGACGGCTTCCTCCGACAGCCTGATCCTCACCCCACTCCCGCAAGAGGAGGTGGAGCCTCGCCTCCTGGAGCTCGAGCAGGATCCACCCAACTGGAGAGATCAGGTGCCTGGAGGCGTTTTCAAGGGACTGAGCAAGAAGGAAATCAAGAGACAGGAGGTCATCAATG AGCTGTTCACCACGGAGCACGCCCACGTACGCATGCTGAGTGTGCTGCAGACTGTCTTCTTCCGTCCGCTCGAGCGCCGTGAGATAATGACCCTCCCCGAGCTCGGCACCATCTTCCCCAACCTGGATGACATCTTCGAGATGCATT ATGCCTTCTATGAGAACCTGAAGAAACTCAGGCAGGAGGACAACTTTATCATCAAAACGATATCCTCCACACTCCTGAACAGG TTCCACGGCTCGGAGGGCGAGTGGTTCCAGAAGCTGACAGCTCGGTTCTGCAGTCACCAATCCTACGCACTGGACGTGATCAAAAGCCGGCAAAAGAAGGACCCCTGCTTTGGGTCCTTCATACAG GAAGCAGAGGCCAAGCCTCAGTGCCGGAGGCTTCAGCTGAAGGACATCATTCCCATGGAGATGCAGCGGCTCACCAAGTACCCGCTTCTGCTGGGGAGCATTGCCAAGAGCACAG AGGACCCCATTGAGAAGGAGAAAATCGGCCAAGCTGAGGAATGCTGCCGTAGAATCCTTAACCACGTCAACGAGGTCGTGAAGGACATGGAGAACCTTCTG AACCTGAAAGACTACCAGCGCAGACTGGACCCGTCAGGCTTGAAGCCCAGCACCGAGCTGTACCAGGAGTACAAG AATCTTGACTTGACCTCCAGGAGGATGATCTTTGAAGGACCTGTCACCTGGAAGGTCACCAAAGAGAAATCTGTCG ACGTGCAGTGTGTCCTTCTGGGGGACCTACTGGTGTTGCTGCAGCGACAAGACGACAAGATGGTCCTCAAGTGCCACAGCAAGACACAGTCCGGCGTCCCAGATAGCAAGCAGATGCTGAGCCCCGTCATCAAGCTAAGCTCTGCCTTGCTGAGGGAGGTGGCCACGG ACCAGAAGGCCTTCTACATGATCACTTGTGAGGGGGGTGCTCAGATCTACGAGCTGGTGGCCAACTCGACCGTGGAGAGGAAgaa CTGGACCATTCTCATCCAGTCCGTGGTGAAGGAGCTCAAGATGAATGGAGGCTCCACCTTGGAAAAGCCAAAGATAAGCAACCTGCCCCCGACCATAGCAGGGGTGCCCTACAGCCCAACCAC CTTGCATCCCCAGCTCACCCTGACGGAGAACGGCAGCGGACCCCGCAGCATTAGCTCTG ACCCAGATAAGTTTGAAGCCAAAGGTGGAGACACCCGACAGGCGCTGATTGATTACCTGTCAGCCAATGGGTTTGAGCTGCTCAGCCACAGCAACGCCCCTCAAGAGAAAGTGGCCAGTGGCGCGTTTGAAGATG CAGTTGCTATGCTGGAACAGTTGCTGGTAGGTGGTACTGCACCAAAAGCCTCTCAGCCAGAGGAAGAGAACAGAGAGGATCTGGAGGCTGATGGCAGCCAGTCGGCAG cAGAGGGCGACAGCACCGACAGAAAGAGCACAGCGGAGCAGGGAGGGGAAAAGGAAGGAGGCCCAGATGGTGAGGGGCAGTCCATAGTGCTGTCCCAGGACCAGGTGACTGAGGTGCTGAGGCGTCTTCATAGCCTTGAGCTGCATCTGAAACAGCTACAG GCTGTAGAAGAAGAACATCACAGATTGCAGGATATCCTCTGCAAGTTCTCCATTTCGGCCGAAAGCTACCAGTAA
- the arhgef1 gene encoding rho guanine nucleotide exchange factor 1 isoform X4: MRGLVGAQSSKDAMSIIGAEDEDFETDLESAVDDYCSHFSSLDLVKTRPTHLLVFLQHVMLQFDCAPLLCYLHADLFRTYNAKETKKQFSDFYNTFLDKGAVLRVSIPSHIAFELDRFRPELLGDETQKRFALDIQNNISSEVVKQLDDFRTKRMMGMTPYEHELIEVENHRATERIPLEMKEKAMAETLLDKMFDIQTPISTDEEKFSAIFSAVASFMKHLGVKAKATDNKKSRSFFWKIPGRKPDETKTKQRFFSDPGRWIGGSNESKTKLDNEVDKEKFNQERKGSSAKFSQPVAPDPNPVKRPSTAGIAGVRESRDGPENLDGPGVSISVITSPDPPSTDPGLDPPSVSEGGEVSPVGTVVGPPIWEPAPAPDPLPEDTQDKDRRKTRMSGRLARSESLCVERRRSHRGSSTRGKQSRSRSDVDLQAASSLACPPSPSQPHLPPSGDPGTASSDSLILTPLPQEEVEPRLLELEQDPPNWRDQVPGGVFKGLSKKEIKRQEVINELFTTEHAHVRMLSVLQTVFFRPLERREIMTLPELGTIFPNLDDIFEMHYAFYENLKKLRQEDNFIIKTISSTLLNRFHGSEGEWFQKLTARFCSHQSYALDVIKSRQKKDPCFGSFIQEAEAKPQCRRLQLKDIIPMEMQRLTKYPLLLGSIAKSTEDPIEKEKIGQAEECCRRILNHVNEVVKDMENLLNLKDYQRRLDPSGLKPSTELYQEYKNLDLTSRRMIFEGPVTWKVTKEKSVDVQCVLLGDLLVLLQRQDDKMVLKCHSKTQSGVPDSKQMLSPVIKLSSALLREVATDQKAFYMITCEGGAQIYELVANSTVERKNWTILIQSVVKELKMNGGSTLEKPKISNLPPTIAGVPYSPTTLHPQLTLTENGSGPRSISSDPDKFEAKGGDTRQALIDYLSANGFELLSHSNAPQEKVASGAFEDAVAMLEQLLVGGTAPKASQPEEENREDLEADGSQSAEGDSTDRKSTAEQGGEKEGGPDGEGQSIVLSQDQVTEVLRRLHSLELHLKQLQAVEEEHHRLQDILCKFSISAESYQ; encoded by the exons AGGGGCCTGGTTGGAGCACAGAGCTCAAAGGACGCCATGAGCATCATCGGTGCAGAAGATGAGGACTTTGAGACTGACCTTGAGTCC GCAGTAGATGACTACTGCAGCCATTTTAGTAGTCTCGACCTGGTGAAGACCCGGCCCACCCACCTGCTGGTCTTCCTCCAACATGTCATGCTCCAGTTTGACTGCGCACCTTTG CTTTGTTACCTCCATGCCGACCTCTTCAGGACCTACAATGCCAAAGAGACCAAGAAGCAGTTCTCTGATTTCTACAACACATTTCTGGACAAGGGGGCG GTTCTCAGGGTGTCCATTCCTAGCCACATAGCCTTTGAGCTAG ACCGCTTCCGCCCTGAGCTGCTGGGTGATGAAACGCAGAAGCGCTTTGCCCTTGACATCCAGAATAACATCTCCTCAGAGGTCGTCAAGCAGCTGGACGACTTCAG AACAAAGAGGATGATGGGAATGACACCGTACGAGCATGAGCTGATCGAGGTAGAAAATCACCGAGCCACAGAGAGGATCCCGCTGGAGATGAAAGAGAAGGCCATGGCTGAAACGCTGCTGGACAAGATGTTCGACATCCA AACCCCAATCAGTACAGATGAGGAGAAATT cTCCGCCATCTTCAGTGCGGTTGCCTCCTTCATGAAGCACCTTGGAGTGAAGGCCAAGGCCACGGACAACAAGAAGTCCAGGAGCTTTTTCTGGAAG ATCCCTGGAAGGAAGCCCGATGAAACCAAAACCAAGCAGCGCTTTTTCAGTGACCCAGGACGTTGGATAGGTGGCAGCA ATGAAAGCAAAACTAAATTGGACAATGAAG TTGACAAGGAGAAATTTAACCAGGAGCGGAAGGGTTCAAGTGCCAAGTTCTCCCAGCCTGTGGCCCCCGATCCCAACCCTGTGAAGAGGCCGTCAACTGCTGGCATCGCAGGAGTCCGAGAATCCCGCGATGGGCCCGAGAACCTTGACGGGCCTGGGGTTAGCATTAGTGTAATCACCAGCCCGGACCCCCCAAGCACTGACCCTG GTCTAGACCCCCCGTCTGTATCTGAGGGTGGGGAAGTGTCTCCAGTTGGGACGGTGGTGGGGCCGCCCATTTGGGAACCAGCTCCTGCCCCTGACCCCCTGCCCGAGGACACCCAGGACAAGGACAG ACGCAAGACAAG GATGTCAGGGCGCCTGGCTCGCAGCGAGAGCCTGTGTGTGGAGCGACGCCGCTCTCACCGGGGTAGCTCCACACGCGGGAAGCAGTCGCGCTCCCGCAGTGACGTGGACCTGCAGGCGGCGAGCAGCCTTGCGTGCCCCCCCTCACCCTCCCAGCCGCACTTGCCCCC CAGCGGCGACCCCGGGACGGCTTCCTCCGACAGCCTGATCCTCACCCCACTCCCGCAAGAGGAGGTGGAGCCTCGCCTCCTGGAGCTCGAGCAGGATCCACCCAACTGGAGAGATCAGGTGCCTGGAGGCGTTTTCAAGGGACTGAGCAAGAAGGAAATCAAGAGACAGGAGGTCATCAATG AGCTGTTCACCACGGAGCACGCCCACGTACGCATGCTGAGTGTGCTGCAGACTGTCTTCTTCCGTCCGCTCGAGCGCCGTGAGATAATGACCCTCCCCGAGCTCGGCACCATCTTCCCCAACCTGGATGACATCTTCGAGATGCATT ATGCCTTCTATGAGAACCTGAAGAAACTCAGGCAGGAGGACAACTTTATCATCAAAACGATATCCTCCACACTCCTGAACAGG TTCCACGGCTCGGAGGGCGAGTGGTTCCAGAAGCTGACAGCTCGGTTCTGCAGTCACCAATCCTACGCACTGGACGTGATCAAAAGCCGGCAAAAGAAGGACCCCTGCTTTGGGTCCTTCATACAG GAAGCAGAGGCCAAGCCTCAGTGCCGGAGGCTTCAGCTGAAGGACATCATTCCCATGGAGATGCAGCGGCTCACCAAGTACCCGCTTCTGCTGGGGAGCATTGCCAAGAGCACAG AGGACCCCATTGAGAAGGAGAAAATCGGCCAAGCTGAGGAATGCTGCCGTAGAATCCTTAACCACGTCAACGAGGTCGTGAAGGACATGGAGAACCTTCTG AACCTGAAAGACTACCAGCGCAGACTGGACCCGTCAGGCTTGAAGCCCAGCACCGAGCTGTACCAGGAGTACAAG AATCTTGACTTGACCTCCAGGAGGATGATCTTTGAAGGACCTGTCACCTGGAAGGTCACCAAAGAGAAATCTGTCG ACGTGCAGTGTGTCCTTCTGGGGGACCTACTGGTGTTGCTGCAGCGACAAGACGACAAGATGGTCCTCAAGTGCCACAGCAAGACACAGTCCGGCGTCCCAGATAGCAAGCAGATGCTGAGCCCCGTCATCAAGCTAAGCTCTGCCTTGCTGAGGGAGGTGGCCACGG ACCAGAAGGCCTTCTACATGATCACTTGTGAGGGGGGTGCTCAGATCTACGAGCTGGTGGCCAACTCGACCGTGGAGAGGAAgaa CTGGACCATTCTCATCCAGTCCGTGGTGAAGGAGCTCAAGATGAATGGAGGCTCCACCTTGGAAAAGCCAAAGATAAGCAACCTGCCCCCGACCATAGCAGGGGTGCCCTACAGCCCAACCAC CTTGCATCCCCAGCTCACCCTGACGGAGAACGGCAGCGGACCCCGCAGCATTAGCTCTG ACCCAGATAAGTTTGAAGCCAAAGGTGGAGACACCCGACAGGCGCTGATTGATTACCTGTCAGCCAATGGGTTTGAGCTGCTCAGCCACAGCAACGCCCCTCAAGAGAAAGTGGCCAGTGGCGCGTTTGAAGATG CAGTTGCTATGCTGGAACAGTTGCTGGTAGGTGGTACTGCACCAAAAGCCTCTCAGCCAGAGGAAGAGAACAGAGAGGATCTGGAGGCTGATGGCAGCCAGTCGGCAG AGGGCGACAGCACCGACAGAAAGAGCACAGCGGAGCAGGGAGGGGAAAAGGAAGGAGGCCCAGATGGTGAGGGGCAGTCCATAGTGCTGTCCCAGGACCAGGTGACTGAGGTGCTGAGGCGTCTTCATAGCCTTGAGCTGCATCTGAAACAGCTACAG GCTGTAGAAGAAGAACATCACAGATTGCAGGATATCCTCTGCAAGTTCTCCATTTCGGCCGAAAGCTACCAGTAA